Proteins encoded within one genomic window of Dyadobacter chenhuakuii:
- a CDS encoding sigma-54-dependent transcriptional regulator has translation MLLIVDDDLAIRTSLILLLKKEGFEVRGVGSPDETFDILKTVTPELILLDLNFSIETSGKEGMQLLQQIKKRYPAIPVILITGWGTIDLAVRGMKEGAIDFITKPWQNDHVLQSVRTILNLSQTLPLSGSRKKLEQQYHFENIVGQDPTLLDILETVGRVASTDAAVLITGESGTGKELIAEAIHMNSKRKSRPFVKVNLGGISSTLFESELFGHVRGAFTDAKTDRLGRFELAHKGSIFLDEIGELDLSSQVKLLRVLQERTFEPLGSSKSRTVDVRVICATNRNLEEMVAQGTFREDLYYRINLITVKLPALRERPDDIPLLSEFFVNNLKTIYQRPNLRLSPAAMKWLRTLQLQGNIRQLKNLVERTVLLSGSDTLDIADLQRNLSGGTQPSAQKNLPEVGAITLEEMEYQMITKAMQFHQNKVSKVARSLGITRFALYRRLEKYGISYESEDV, from the coding sequence ATGCTCCTAATTGTCGATGATGATCTTGCGATACGGACTTCTTTGATCCTGCTGCTTAAAAAGGAGGGGTTTGAGGTTAGAGGTGTGGGGTCGCCGGATGAGACTTTCGATATTTTGAAGACGGTTACGCCGGAGCTGATCCTGCTGGACCTGAACTTTTCGATTGAAACTTCGGGGAAGGAGGGCATGCAGCTTTTGCAGCAAATTAAGAAGCGCTACCCTGCCATTCCTGTGATTTTGATTACGGGATGGGGGACTATTGATCTGGCTGTGAGGGGAATGAAGGAAGGTGCGATTGATTTCATTACCAAGCCCTGGCAGAATGATCATGTGCTGCAATCGGTGCGGACCATTCTGAATTTGTCACAAACATTGCCACTTTCAGGCAGTAGAAAGAAACTGGAACAACAGTATCATTTCGAGAACATTGTAGGCCAGGATCCCACACTGCTTGATATTCTTGAAACCGTTGGCCGCGTTGCTTCCACAGATGCGGCGGTGCTTATCACGGGCGAAAGCGGCACGGGAAAGGAACTGATTGCCGAGGCAATTCACATGAATAGCAAGCGAAAATCACGTCCCTTTGTGAAGGTGAATCTGGGCGGGATTTCTTCAACATTGTTTGAAAGCGAGCTTTTCGGTCACGTTCGTGGCGCTTTTACGGATGCCAAAACGGATCGCCTGGGCCGGTTTGAACTGGCGCATAAGGGATCGATCTTTTTGGATGAGATCGGGGAACTGGATTTGTCAAGTCAGGTAAAATTGCTGCGTGTGTTGCAGGAAAGAACTTTTGAGCCGCTGGGAAGCAGTAAAAGCAGGACGGTGGACGTGCGTGTGATCTGTGCTACAAACCGGAATTTGGAGGAAATGGTCGCGCAAGGAACATTCCGGGAAGACCTTTATTACCGCATTAACCTGATCACCGTTAAGCTGCCAGCGCTTAGGGAAAGGCCGGACGACATTCCGTTGCTGTCTGAATTCTTTGTTAACAACCTGAAAACCATTTATCAACGCCCCAACCTGCGCCTAAGCCCGGCAGCAATGAAATGGCTCCGCACATTGCAGTTGCAGGGAAATATCCGTCAGTTGAAAAACCTGGTCGAACGCACGGTGTTGCTTTCCGGCTCGGATACATTGGATATAGCAGATTTACAGCGTAATCTGAGTGGCGGCACACAGCCGTCTGCCCAGAAAAACCTTCCAGAAGTAGGCGCGATCACGTTGGAAGAAATGGAATATCAAATGATCACCAAGGCCATGCAATTTCACCAGAATAAAGTGAGCAAAGTGGCCAGATCGCTCGGAATCACACGGTTTGCGCTCTATCGCAGATTGGAAAAATATGGTATTTCCTACGAATCCGAGGACGTATGA
- a CDS encoding phosphotriesterase family protein: MKSVNINPTPIFSRRQFVAACAGVPFLGKFTFDEPFTYSVAGKINVADLGHTLIHEHVLVDFIGADKVTPDRWDHDEVINKVLPYLLEIKERGIKSLVECTPAYLGRDVLLLQKLSKKSGLNVLTNTGYYGASDNKYLPRFAFTETAEQLSKRWINEFRNGIDGTNIKPGFIKTSVNAGQLSELHQKLIRAAALTHLQTGLTICSHTGPALPAAQEIEILQKNGVSPSAFVWVHASGSNEDFEKIAKSGCWVSLDGVNEDNVEKIATLILFLKAKGFIKQILLSHDAGWYKPGEPNGGTFRGYTTISDKLLPLLKQKGFSEFDTKQVMLTNPANAFTIRIRKSNA, from the coding sequence ATGAAATCAGTAAACATTAACCCAACCCCTATATTCTCCCGAAGGCAATTCGTTGCTGCTTGCGCCGGCGTGCCGTTTTTGGGGAAATTTACTTTTGATGAACCATTTACATATAGCGTTGCCGGAAAAATCAATGTTGCTGATCTTGGCCACACGCTTATTCATGAGCATGTTCTGGTCGATTTTATCGGGGCGGACAAGGTTACACCGGATCGATGGGATCATGACGAGGTCATCAACAAAGTCCTTCCCTATCTGCTTGAAATTAAGGAAAGGGGCATCAAGAGTCTGGTTGAATGTACGCCTGCTTACCTTGGACGGGACGTATTATTGCTGCAAAAATTATCTAAAAAATCTGGATTGAATGTCTTGACGAACACGGGTTACTATGGTGCTTCGGACAATAAATACTTACCCCGATTTGCTTTCACAGAAACCGCGGAACAACTTTCAAAGCGCTGGATTAACGAATTCCGGAACGGCATTGACGGTACGAACATTAAGCCGGGATTTATTAAAACCAGCGTTAATGCCGGCCAGCTTTCTGAACTTCACCAGAAACTGATCCGTGCAGCCGCACTTACTCATCTACAAACGGGATTAACGATCTGTTCTCATACGGGGCCAGCTCTCCCAGCTGCTCAGGAAATTGAAATATTGCAAAAAAATGGGGTTAGTCCGTCAGCTTTCGTCTGGGTTCACGCCAGCGGAAGCAATGAGGATTTTGAAAAAATTGCGAAAAGTGGTTGCTGGGTTAGTCTGGATGGCGTGAATGAAGATAATGTTGAGAAGATAGCTACGCTGATTTTATTTCTGAAAGCAAAGGGCTTTATAAAACAAATCCTCCTGTCACACGACGCGGGCTGGTATAAACCGGGCGAGCCAAATGGTGGAACATTCAGAGGTTATACCACCATTTCAGACAAGCTTTTACCTCTGTTGAAACAGAAAGGATTCAGCGAGTTCGATACAAAGCAGGTTATGCTCACTAATCCAGCCAATGCATTTACGATCCGTATCCGGAAGTCAAATGCATAA
- a CDS encoding ABC transporter permease has protein sequence MLQHLFKLIWNKKGTHSLLIIEILASFLVLFGVLSLIVFNVRNYLQPIGFNYEQVWNVDLAKNQDTVEVARKLTSVMQRIRSYKEVETATRMSSNTPFSANQVSGAMTYNKVTVGADFYYTDPDFNKTLDLPLLKGRWYREGDRVAKFIPIVINKKLEDKLFLNETSLNKVIKIDDKSSYKVVGVIDKFKAKGEFMSDNPGVFEMLAKDDVWNSNVLIKTKRGTDANFEAKLVKDIAMMLPGWGIEVSYLKESRLNRHNLTLVPVLIFLIISAFLLTNVALGLFGILNLNISRRKNEIGLRRAMGATEGKVAIQFLGEIWVIATFSLIIGLLFAVQFPLMNVFDLDSEIYITSIFVSIAVIYIIVTLCAWLPSKQASRIHPAIALHEE, from the coding sequence ATGCTTCAACATCTTTTCAAGCTCATATGGAATAAAAAGGGCACGCATTCCCTGCTTATTATCGAAATTCTGGCGTCTTTTCTGGTGCTTTTCGGAGTGCTTTCGCTGATTGTTTTTAATGTCAGAAATTATTTGCAACCCATTGGTTTTAACTATGAACAGGTCTGGAATGTGGACTTGGCCAAAAATCAGGATACAGTGGAAGTCGCCCGCAAACTTACCAGCGTTATGCAGCGGATCAGGTCTTATAAAGAGGTGGAAACGGCTACAAGAATGAGCAGTAATACGCCGTTTTCAGCCAATCAGGTTAGTGGTGCCATGACTTATAATAAAGTAACGGTCGGCGCGGATTTTTACTATACAGACCCTGACTTCAATAAAACGCTCGATTTGCCACTGTTGAAAGGACGTTGGTATCGGGAAGGTGATCGTGTAGCGAAATTTATTCCGATTGTGATTAATAAAAAGCTGGAAGACAAGCTCTTTCTAAATGAAACATCGTTGAATAAGGTGATCAAAATCGACGATAAGAGCTCCTATAAAGTGGTCGGCGTTATCGATAAATTCAAAGCCAAAGGCGAATTTATGTCTGACAATCCGGGCGTTTTTGAAATGCTTGCCAAAGATGATGTATGGAATTCCAATGTATTGATTAAAACCAAACGCGGCACGGACGCAAACTTTGAAGCCAAGCTTGTGAAGGACATTGCGATGATGCTGCCTGGTTGGGGAATTGAAGTGAGTTATTTAAAAGAATCACGTCTAAACCGTCATAACCTTACGCTTGTTCCAGTGCTTATTTTTCTGATTATCAGCGCATTCTTGCTTACTAATGTAGCGCTGGGACTTTTTGGGATACTTAATCTTAACATTTCACGCAGGAAAAATGAGATCGGACTTCGCAGGGCGATGGGTGCCACGGAGGGGAAAGTGGCCATTCAGTTTTTGGGAGAAATATGGGTGATCGCGACTTTCAGTCTTATTATCGGGTTACTTTTCGCTGTGCAGTTCCCGCTGATGAATGTGTTTGATCTGGACAGTGAAATTTATATCACTTCAATTTTCGTCTCCATTGCCGTAATTTACATCATCGTTACCCTCTGCGCCTGGCTCCCCAGCAAGCAAGCCTCCCGGATCCACCCTGCGATAGCGTTGCATGAGGAGTGA
- a CDS encoding sensor histidine kinase, translating into MRLSTKAKYILYILVLHTVLVFLVYKILYQDKLLFIGFEVFLLLSAIVSIQIYQNFMQPIQFVKSGIEAIKDKDFSIKFVPTGKGEVDTLIEVYNLMIDQLREERTRLHEQHFFLEKLIAASPISIIILDFDEKIDSFNVKANEYFKNEAEGLKGLLLEETNHPLLVELAHIQDGESKIVKTNGVVTFKVQRSHFMDQGFRRSFLMIEELTNEILESEKNAYGKVIRMMAHEVNNTLGATDSILQTTTNILSDDSYIELREALTIASERNRRLTKFMRNFADVVRLPAPAPVPTDLNKFVKDVAIFMEPAAAHRGVSIHTSLPANVIFKKIDVGQMEHVLVNVLKNAIEACKPGNEIRIEVSENNLTIKNNGSPIEAEVGAQLFNPFFSTKHDGQGIGLTLAREILINHGFTFSLHTNADGWTAFRIEFEG; encoded by the coding sequence ATGAGATTATCAACGAAGGCCAAATACATTCTTTACATATTGGTATTGCACACTGTCCTGGTTTTCCTGGTTTACAAAATTCTCTATCAGGACAAATTGCTTTTCATTGGTTTTGAGGTGTTTCTGTTGCTTTCTGCCATCGTTTCCATTCAGATTTATCAGAATTTTATGCAACCTATCCAATTTGTGAAATCGGGAATTGAGGCCATTAAGGACAAAGATTTTTCCATCAAATTCGTCCCGACCGGCAAAGGAGAAGTGGATACATTGATCGAAGTTTATAACCTTATGATCGACCAGCTCCGTGAGGAGCGGACGCGCTTGCATGAGCAACATTTTTTCCTCGAAAAACTGATCGCCGCATCGCCTATTTCCATCATTATCCTCGATTTTGATGAAAAAATCGATTCGTTCAATGTCAAAGCAAATGAATATTTCAAAAACGAAGCGGAAGGTTTGAAAGGGCTGTTATTGGAGGAAACCAATCACCCGTTGCTGGTTGAACTGGCTCATATTCAGGACGGGGAATCGAAAATTGTGAAAACTAATGGTGTGGTAACATTCAAAGTTCAGCGCTCGCATTTCATGGATCAAGGCTTCCGTCGCTCGTTTCTGATGATCGAAGAGCTTACTAATGAGATACTTGAATCGGAAAAGAATGCATATGGCAAAGTGATCCGCATGATGGCGCACGAGGTGAACAACACATTAGGCGCCACGGATTCCATTTTGCAGACAACCACAAATATTCTTTCAGATGATTCTTACATTGAACTGCGAGAAGCGCTAACCATTGCTTCTGAACGCAACCGGAGGCTAACGAAATTCATGCGAAACTTTGCAGACGTCGTTCGGCTGCCAGCACCCGCGCCGGTTCCTACGGATTTGAATAAATTTGTCAAAGACGTAGCTATTTTCATGGAGCCGGCAGCCGCACACCGGGGTGTCTCAATTCACACATCACTGCCGGCAAATGTTATCTTTAAAAAAATCGACGTGGGCCAGATGGAGCACGTGCTTGTCAATGTTCTGAAAAATGCGATTGAGGCGTGCAAACCTGGCAATGAGATCCGAATCGAGGTTTCCGAAAATAATCTGACCATTAAAAACAACGGCAGCCCCATCGAAGCAGAAGTAGGAGCCCAGCTTTTCAACCCATTTTTCAGCACCAAGCACGACGGCCAGGGCATAGGGCTCACATTAGCCAGAGAAATCCTCATCAACCACGGATTCACATTCTCATTACATACCAATGCAGACGGCTGGACGGCTTTTCGAATCGAATTTGAAGGCTGA